The following are from one region of the Gadus chalcogrammus isolate NIFS_2021 chromosome 19, NIFS_Gcha_1.0, whole genome shotgun sequence genome:
- the LOC130372716 gene encoding transcriptional activator protein Pur-beta-like produces MVVLKMADCDSGSERGGSSGGGGGGSGFQHFQRDQETQELASKRLDIQNKRFYLDVKQNNKGRFIKIAEVGAGGSKSRLTLSLSVAAEFRDYLGDFIEHYAQLGPSSPEQIAQSSVGEDGGPRRALKSEFLVRENRKYYLDLKENQRGRFLRIRQTVNRGPGFGVGGPVGGMLSGQTIALPAQGLIEFRDALAKLIDDYGGDDEELAGGTAAGGLGDLPEGTSIMVDNKRFFFDVGSNKYGVFLRVSEVKPSYRNSITIPFKAWGKFGGAFSRYAEEMKDIQERHRDKTYERREESEADDVDDD; encoded by the coding sequence ATGGTGGTGCTGAAGATGGCGGATTGTGACAGTGGGAGCGAACGCGGTGGTAGCAGcggagggggaggcggtggaAGCGGGTTCCAACACTTCCAACGGGACCAGGAGACCCAGGAGTTGGCCTCCAAGCGTCTGGACATCCAGAACAAGCGCTTCTACCTGGACGTCAAGCAGAACAACAAGGGCAGGTTCATCAAGATCGCCGAGGTGGGGGCAGGCGGCTCCAAAAGTCGGCTGACTCTGTCCCTCTCGGTTGCAGCTGAGTTTCGCGACTATCTTGGGGATTTCATTGAGCATTACGCCCAGCTTGGGCCCAGCAGCCCGGAGCAAATCGCCCAGTCCAGCGTGGGGGAAGACGGCGGGCCAAGACGAGCGCTAAAGAGCGAGTTTTTAGTTCGGGAGAACCGCAAATACTACCTCGACCTGAAGGAGAATCAGCGGGGGAGGTTCTTACGAATCCGGCAGACCGTAAATCGTGGACCCGGCTTTGGAGTTGGGGGGCCTGTTGGCGGCATGCTATCCGGCCAGACCATAGCCCTTCCGGCCCAAGGGTTAATAGAGTTTCGAGACGCCCTGGCCAAGCTCATAGACGACTATGGGGGTGACGACGAGGAGTTAGCTGGGGGAACCGCGGCTGGTGGCCTCGGCGACCTCCCTGAAGGTACATCTATCATGGTGGACAATAAAAGGTTTTTCTTCGACGTGGGTTCCAATAAATACGGAGTTTTCCTTCGAGTCAGCGAGGTGAAGCCTAGCTACAGGAACTCAATTACCATCCCATTTAAGGCCTGGGGAAAGTTCGGCGGAGCCTTCAGCAGATACGCCGAAGAGATGAAAGATATTCAGGAGAGGCATCGCGATAAAACGtacgagagaagagaggagtctGAGGCGGATGACGTGGATGACGACTGA